A genomic segment from Paenibacillus sp. FSL K6-1096 encodes:
- a CDS encoding chitobiase/beta-hexosaminidase C-terminal domain-containing protein: protein MALKRKSWIGYLIALAVIVVAAVAGGIMAKADPQTWDSTAETSWYVPTNDTFQIKTAEELAGVAKLVNEGNVNGLSGKILEITNDLDLSAYQWVPIGTAEHPFRGTLITEGGLIKKINGLNVVANRSYQGLVGNMVGGTVGGLIFESGTISVTGVTYDVYAGSAVGKMSGSSIVFDITNQINITSDASPYHSYTGGIVGMGEGMISNSINNGTVTAYGSADVGGIMGYGDSRGIIIKKIVNNGAVLAQGTDSSVLTAGGIAGHTTGLLSLNDEDTPIINTAPVTIAGGNQVAAGGIVGKVDNTVVFSNMTTNNGAITVNAAAAVNSAAGALVGATGTVASEAVSITFVNTAPVTNNGGKNVYTGGIAGYTGSKFTWTQPYTNTQKITATGAENVATGGFVGYAAGGLVTSNAAAGVFENKELISVNGGKAVYTGGIAGYDAGGNITQTSSTGELKVKGTANVYTGGTVGYEIGGIVASSVTGKTEGDHLSITSDGTIGGIAGYLEGTLTNSSIKYATLQVTSAGGVIGGIAGNAQGTVSGVAAGDAESAGYGTLVLQAAAADAADGQDNITFGGLVGVNTKPLTLTGGEASRISFLNEAGRSGYTIGGAAGKLTADAVIGSAAVPVQVQDIRTELKADKVSFGGGAGHNSAAQFNGHTNRIEIKATGATVKAGGMFGENHSAAASPFNHAENVAITASGADNQLGGNTGFNAGQLVNATVTQLSIEASGVRAEAGGIAGHSEGTETPAARAGITSAVLNVPGSDPMITLTAADAKAGAIVGAAATTDITTPEVNAEDGALMLIQAQAAKPSVGGLAGTLTNSSISSDSKAVNVENMLILAGPAATDAYVGGIVGYNESSRLERLVGSAVSLTLNAPRATAGGVAGYNHGSATGIIVDTYISGLNLKANNGAVSSYAGGIVGLNAAQSIDPVLNPVTSVSTIQNTRTLGTVSATSANAIVGGMVGENRTLIANNSITDKISVISRGNSSIIGGLAGVNTASGTLYYTYSNANLTIEGTGTHAGGLAGSNAGAVIGSYVDIDVTGDAKGTSSGSVYLGGLIGRNTAGTVEQSYSVSKVTAKNVYTIVGGLIGELSGGAVKNSYVAKSVNAAENNSYAGGFVGRITNGKITNVYSAAEVNVPADKTAYAGGFAGRYDNASKELLYKSYYIKDEGLNINRDLPDFAEGNHRWLNVHVRLTTILSETLKDRTVFPGLSGWDFEGAWKYGSLSAAYRYPEVNRIANTGGGDNGNNVNANINWYTKDKDAIGFEITSEAELAGLAGIVNGTIAGVEQFSFKDRAVTVMNPIHIQSKQWVPIGDKEANPFEGTFDGKSQLIDGLTLQPVYTHSGLFGIIGANATVQNMNLEPLTVAGNGYTGVLAGTNLGTVKNVDLKLLGGVKVSGGIVGGIIGQNSGSVDGLQLTLDGGSRIETVAEGGIAGGLIGDNTADITAETYVIHDKDGSIGSAADHAIIGGIIGVQNGNVTGLALEVNSRYRISSTGMEATVGGLVGQFQSGEAQDLTVSFADGTLEARGLDSILGGAIGQSDEGNHIQNVTVTGPGSGVQLTANGTAGGVVGLKEGNLRGMLVRSVDNGSSFDIEHAAVSGVKLATTGDSLKAVLGGIAGSAVRTAINDARFQASLEAAGEVITAGGIVGVSDNSIIYHADSSPVLQASAKSGEVAAGGIAGTISADDIDQGFDFGKAYPLYKGIYIAKVHNGQITVTGTDHRADLYAGGLTGKNTDASIYSSEVSSGLKVTGGNTVSAGGVAGYSNGIIVDTIVRSGVNADNSRVINAGGLVGWGDGGEIHYSKVISGSGESITVGSAVTLGEAVPATRAGGVIGMADHLLITNTHADIPVVITDTNQDNTIYAGGFAGLLGENGTLAGQIQKSYATGKLNVSGRLGSYVGGFAGSVDHYSITDSYASGDISNTGFDTRSGGFAASVERSGSISKSYALQNKLSTVGVKSSTRSYNGGFAGYNDGTLTSVYANVPQISVAVAGDNVSKGALVGYNFRDGKIISSSYTGTLAAVGRNTGTAPAAVSTAAVDPLSSGLWSIDYDTSFLNDLTDATITVETPLQLAGAVMFYNETGLNYYKLFNRTADGKPELATIQLGADIGLDGRFWTAFDSFTGVFDGQGHTVSGLSLKSSGQQTAGFIKDNRGQLLNVSFTGADISGAVNAGIAAGINHTGAVIRNVKVSGSVAGSAAAGGVAGVNQGTLEKVTNEGVTLTGAGRIGGIAGQNAGVIHQAVSKGNIDVTALAAGGIAGENSAEGTITESVAYGDIRVASAQAIAGGISGLNAGEIKNSYSAATVLAEGVSTAWAGGIAGLAESGSITSSLNTGEVKAGVKGKIQPLQAFFGGIAGQKSDNATISQSLFNRQMLKNNIAYYNLNGQAVAGNNSGATGLLGTELTGANLPAGLDAGIWAAKNTFYPVLLAFNGTDEGTLASAAVILNPQDLINRVGSAFHLSSGGALSWSADPAKAEVNGNIGSLKSDGSAILKATAGGQSRSIAVNTAPLRYPSSAAVPTATPAEKTFTSEVKVELATSEQGGTVYYTLDGTTPTETSLVYSGPIVLTKDTTVQAITIATGKEYSPVAAWTWTLVVPNNPNPGTGGGGGGGGGGGTIAPLPSPTPAPAAPAITAVAGTTTVNGDSEAPVKIAKNSKLKLTAPEGQTIYYTTDGSEPTTKSTKYTGELLITKSMTVKAITDKDPKVITIEYVVENAKYNLKSNSGEIKYIAAYPDGLFLPNAAITRYELIQSLAPLLDMEEVNVGNLFNDVNAENEALTGFFASAGIIEGFPDGGFGGTKGLTRAEFSKIMTTVLKLDVTETGVTKQKDLQGHWAEKYVNALSKAGYVQGFPDGTFKPGTPITRAQAVVLINRIAGTKKLTVTAVRFKDVPATHWAYKDIMSAVK, encoded by the coding sequence ATGGCTTTGAAGCGAAAATCATGGATAGGTTATCTAATAGCACTGGCGGTCATTGTCGTTGCCGCAGTGGCCGGAGGCATCATGGCCAAGGCTGATCCGCAGACCTGGGACAGCACAGCCGAGACCAGTTGGTATGTGCCAACGAACGATACCTTCCAAATTAAGACTGCTGAAGAGCTGGCAGGTGTAGCCAAGCTCGTGAATGAAGGCAACGTAAACGGACTCAGCGGGAAAATTCTGGAGATTACGAATGACCTGGATCTCTCTGCTTACCAATGGGTGCCGATCGGTACAGCCGAGCATCCCTTCCGGGGAACCTTAATCACGGAAGGCGGGTTAATCAAGAAGATTAACGGGCTGAATGTAGTTGCGAACCGGTCTTACCAGGGTCTGGTAGGGAACATGGTAGGCGGTACAGTAGGCGGGCTGATTTTTGAATCTGGCACCATCTCTGTGACCGGAGTAACCTATGATGTCTATGCCGGCTCTGCCGTAGGTAAAATGAGCGGCAGCAGCATTGTGTTTGACATTACCAACCAGATCAATATCACTTCGGACGCTTCTCCATACCACTCGTACACGGGCGGTATAGTCGGGATGGGCGAAGGGATGATCTCGAACTCAATCAATAATGGAACCGTTACAGCGTATGGTTCAGCCGATGTGGGCGGAATTATGGGCTATGGCGACTCCAGAGGCATCATCATCAAAAAAATAGTCAATAATGGTGCGGTTCTTGCCCAGGGGACGGACAGCTCCGTGCTCACCGCAGGCGGGATTGCGGGGCACACCACAGGACTTCTTAGTCTAAATGATGAAGATACACCAATCATTAATACGGCTCCTGTCACCATTGCCGGAGGGAATCAGGTTGCGGCAGGCGGGATTGTCGGCAAAGTAGACAACACCGTCGTGTTCTCCAACATGACTACCAATAATGGTGCAATTACCGTTAATGCAGCAGCGGCTGTGAACTCGGCAGCCGGGGCGCTGGTTGGCGCGACAGGCACTGTAGCAAGCGAAGCGGTTTCCATCACGTTTGTGAATACAGCGCCGGTTACCAATAACGGCGGCAAGAACGTATATACCGGCGGGATTGCCGGATATACCGGCAGTAAGTTCACCTGGACGCAGCCTTATACGAATACACAAAAGATTACCGCAACAGGCGCAGAGAATGTAGCTACCGGCGGATTCGTTGGATACGCCGCAGGCGGGCTGGTGACCAGCAATGCTGCGGCAGGCGTATTCGAGAATAAAGAGCTGATCTCGGTTAACGGCGGTAAAGCCGTCTACACCGGCGGAATTGCCGGTTACGATGCAGGCGGTAACATTACTCAGACCTCTTCCACCGGCGAGCTGAAGGTTAAAGGGACTGCCAATGTATACACCGGCGGTACTGTGGGTTACGAAATCGGCGGAATCGTTGCATCTTCAGTGACCGGCAAGACGGAAGGGGATCATCTGAGCATCACTTCCGATGGCACCATCGGCGGAATCGCCGGTTATCTGGAAGGAACCTTGACTAATTCTTCTATTAAATATGCTACGCTGCAGGTTACTTCGGCTGGCGGGGTTATCGGCGGGATTGCCGGTAACGCACAGGGTACAGTAAGCGGAGTAGCTGCCGGAGATGCTGAATCGGCAGGCTACGGCACTTTGGTGCTTCAGGCTGCAGCAGCGGATGCGGCAGACGGGCAGGACAATATCACATTCGGCGGACTAGTGGGTGTGAACACCAAGCCGCTGACACTGACCGGCGGTGAAGCCTCGCGGATCAGCTTCCTGAATGAAGCCGGAAGAAGCGGGTATACCATCGGCGGCGCCGCAGGCAAGCTGACGGCGGATGCGGTCATCGGATCTGCAGCCGTGCCTGTGCAAGTGCAGGATATCCGCACAGAGCTGAAGGCTGATAAGGTAAGCTTCGGCGGCGGTGCAGGGCATAATTCGGCTGCCCAGTTCAACGGGCACACGAATCGTATCGAGATTAAGGCTACAGGCGCTACGGTAAAAGCCGGCGGCATGTTCGGTGAGAACCATTCAGCCGCAGCCTCCCCGTTCAATCATGCGGAGAATGTAGCCATCACCGCGAGTGGTGCAGATAACCAGCTTGGCGGGAATACCGGCTTCAATGCCGGACAGCTGGTGAATGCTACCGTAACTCAGCTGTCTATTGAAGCCAGCGGTGTGCGTGCTGAAGCGGGCGGGATTGCCGGACATTCAGAAGGGACGGAGACTCCTGCCGCACGTGCAGGCATTACATCCGCTGTGCTGAATGTTCCCGGGTCGGACCCGATGATTACACTGACAGCGGCGGATGCCAAAGCAGGAGCTATCGTTGGAGCAGCGGCAACAACAGATATTACAACCCCGGAAGTGAACGCCGAAGATGGCGCTCTGATGCTCATTCAGGCGCAAGCGGCGAAGCCGTCTGTCGGCGGCTTGGCAGGTACCCTTACGAACAGCAGCATCAGCAGTGACAGCAAAGCGGTCAATGTGGAGAATATGCTGATTCTGGCAGGACCAGCGGCTACAGACGCCTATGTTGGCGGGATTGTAGGCTACAATGAGTCCTCCAGGCTGGAACGTCTGGTAGGTTCAGCGGTGAGTCTGACCCTTAATGCACCACGCGCTACTGCAGGCGGGGTGGCCGGATATAACCACGGCAGTGCTACAGGTATTATTGTGGACACTTATATCAGCGGTCTGAATCTGAAGGCTAACAACGGTGCAGTGTCCTCGTATGCCGGGGGGATTGTGGGCCTCAATGCGGCTCAGAGTATTGATCCGGTACTGAATCCTGTGACCTCGGTCAGCACGATTCAGAATACCCGGACACTGGGTACAGTCTCAGCGACTTCCGCCAATGCCATTGTGGGCGGTATGGTTGGTGAGAACCGCACGCTGATTGCCAACAACAGCATTACGGACAAGATCTCAGTGATCTCAAGAGGCAATTCCTCCATCATCGGCGGTCTCGCCGGTGTGAATACAGCATCAGGAACACTCTACTATACGTATTCCAATGCGAACCTCACCATTGAAGGAACAGGTACACATGCCGGGGGATTAGCAGGCAGCAATGCCGGTGCAGTCATTGGCTCTTATGTAGATATTGATGTGACGGGCGATGCTAAAGGAACGTCAAGCGGTTCGGTCTACTTAGGCGGACTGATCGGCAGAAATACAGCCGGTACGGTGGAGCAATCGTATTCTGTCTCCAAGGTTACGGCGAAGAACGTTTATACCATTGTCGGCGGTCTGATCGGCGAGCTGTCCGGCGGGGCAGTCAAGAACTCTTATGTGGCGAAAAGCGTTAATGCCGCAGAAAACAATTCTTATGCCGGCGGCTTCGTTGGCCGAATTACAAACGGTAAAATAACCAATGTATACTCAGCGGCAGAGGTTAATGTACCGGCAGATAAGACTGCTTATGCCGGAGGCTTCGCCGGACGTTACGATAATGCAAGTAAAGAGCTGCTCTATAAATCCTACTATATTAAAGACGAAGGCTTGAACATCAACCGCGACCTGCCTGACTTCGCAGAGGGCAATCACCGCTGGCTGAATGTGCATGTCCGGCTGACTACCATTCTGTCGGAGACACTGAAGGACAGAACAGTATTCCCGGGATTGTCGGGCTGGGATTTTGAGGGAGCCTGGAAATACGGCTCACTGAGCGCGGCATACCGTTACCCTGAAGTCAACCGCATTGCCAACACAGGCGGCGGAGACAACGGCAATAACGTGAATGCCAATATCAACTGGTACACGAAGGATAAGGATGCAATCGGCTTCGAGATCACCTCGGAGGCTGAGCTGGCCGGTCTGGCGGGAATTGTCAACGGCACCATTGCCGGTGTAGAGCAATTCAGCTTTAAGGACAGAGCCGTGACCGTGATGAATCCGATTCATATCCAATCCAAGCAATGGGTGCCTATCGGTGATAAAGAAGCCAATCCTTTTGAAGGAACATTCGACGGGAAAAGCCAGCTGATCGATGGTCTGACTCTGCAGCCGGTCTATACACATTCCGGACTGTTCGGAATCATTGGAGCGAATGCTACAGTGCAGAACATGAATCTGGAGCCGCTCACGGTTGCCGGCAACGGCTACACCGGTGTGCTGGCCGGGACGAATCTGGGGACCGTCAAGAATGTGGACCTTAAGCTGCTTGGCGGTGTGAAGGTCAGCGGCGGTATTGTCGGCGGTATCATCGGCCAGAACTCAGGCAGTGTTGACGGCCTGCAGCTTACGCTGGACGGCGGAAGCCGGATTGAGACGGTGGCTGAAGGCGGCATCGCCGGCGGTCTTATCGGCGACAACACAGCGGATATTACAGCTGAGACCTATGTCATCCACGATAAGGACGGCAGCATCGGCAGCGCAGCTGACCATGCCATCATTGGCGGAATTATCGGGGTGCAGAATGGTAATGTGACAGGTCTGGCCCTTGAGGTGAATTCAAGATACCGGATCTCCTCCACAGGAATGGAAGCCACTGTTGGCGGACTGGTTGGTCAATTCCAGTCCGGCGAGGCACAGGATCTGACGGTAAGCTTTGCAGACGGAACCCTGGAGGCACGGGGGCTTGACTCCATCCTGGGCGGAGCGATCGGGCAGTCTGATGAAGGAAACCATATTCAGAACGTGACAGTAACCGGTCCTGGAAGCGGCGTACAGCTGACAGCCAATGGTACGGCTGGTGGTGTTGTGGGCCTGAAGGAAGGCAACCTCCGCGGAATGCTGGTCCGTTCTGTGGATAACGGCAGCAGCTTCGATATTGAACATGCAGCAGTGTCAGGCGTGAAGCTGGCTACGACCGGCGATAGCCTGAAGGCTGTGCTCGGCGGGATTGCCGGATCGGCTGTCCGTACAGCGATCAACGATGCCAGGTTCCAAGCATCCCTTGAGGCTGCCGGTGAAGTAATCACTGCCGGAGGTATTGTTGGCGTAAGCGATAATTCCATCATCTACCATGCCGATTCGTCACCTGTGCTTCAAGCTTCGGCGAAGAGCGGTGAGGTTGCGGCCGGCGGGATCGCCGGAACGATCTCAGCAGACGATATCGATCAGGGCTTTGACTTTGGCAAGGCGTACCCGCTGTATAAGGGGATTTACATCGCCAAGGTTCATAACGGCCAGATTACAGTTACCGGAACAGACCATCGTGCTGACCTCTATGCGGGCGGTCTGACCGGCAAGAATACGGATGCCTCCATCTACAGCTCCGAAGTATCCTCCGGTCTGAAGGTAACCGGCGGCAATACAGTGAGCGCAGGCGGAGTTGCCGGATACAGCAATGGCATCATTGTGGATACCATTGTCAGAAGCGGTGTGAACGCGGATAACAGCAGAGTGATCAACGCCGGAGGTCTTGTCGGCTGGGGAGACGGCGGCGAGATTCATTACAGCAAGGTGATCTCCGGCTCAGGCGAGTCCATCACAGTCGGCTCAGCGGTTACATTGGGTGAAGCGGTACCGGCGACACGCGCCGGCGGGGTGATCGGTATGGCCGATCATCTCCTGATTACGAATACCCATGCCGATATTCCGGTAGTGATTACAGATACCAATCAGGATAATACAATCTATGCAGGCGGCTTTGCCGGACTCCTGGGTGAGAACGGTACGCTTGCCGGACAGATTCAGAAGTCCTATGCCACAGGCAAGCTGAATGTCAGCGGCAGATTAGGCTCTTATGTCGGCGGCTTCGCCGGCTCTGTAGATCATTATTCGATCACGGATTCCTATGCCTCCGGGGACATCAGCAATACCGGCTTCGACACACGCAGCGGCGGGTTCGCTGCCTCCGTGGAGAGAAGCGGCAGCATTAGCAAGTCTTACGCTTTGCAGAATAAGCTGTCTACCGTCGGAGTGAAGTCTTCGACCCGCTCCTATAACGGCGGCTTCGCCGGTTATAATGACGGAACGTTGACCAGTGTATATGCGAATGTACCGCAGATTAGCGTGGCGGTTGCAGGGGACAATGTCTCCAAAGGCGCACTGGTCGGTTATAACTTCCGGGACGGTAAAATCATTAGTTCATCCTACACAGGCACATTGGCTGCTGTAGGCCGCAATACAGGTACAGCTCCAGCTGCCGTAAGTACAGCAGCGGTTGATCCGCTGAGCTCGGGACTGTGGAGTATCGATTATGATACCAGCTTCCTGAACGATCTGACGGATGCCACGATTACAGTAGAGACTCCGCTGCAGCTCGCGGGGGCAGTCATGTTCTATAACGAGACAGGCCTGAATTATTACAAGCTGTTCAACCGAACGGCTGACGGCAAGCCGGAGCTGGCAACGATCCAGCTCGGGGCGGATATCGGTCTTGACGGCCGCTTCTGGACTGCGTTCGACAGCTTTACAGGCGTGTTCGACGGCCAAGGCCATACGGTCAGCGGACTGTCTCTGAAGTCCTCCGGCCAGCAGACTGCCGGATTCATCAAGGATAACCGTGGCCAGCTCCTGAATGTGAGCTTTACCGGAGCGGATATCTCCGGCGCAGTGAATGCAGGTATCGCTGCCGGGATCAACCACACTGGTGCAGTGATCCGGAATGTGAAGGTCAGCGGCTCCGTGGCGGGAAGTGCTGCCGCAGGCGGAGTGGCAGGCGTGAATCAGGGCACTCTGGAGAAGGTCACGAATGAAGGGGTGACCCTTACCGGGGCAGGCCGGATTGGCGGAATTGCCGGACAGAACGCCGGAGTGATTCACCAAGCTGTGTCGAAGGGCAATATTGATGTTACGGCACTGGCTGCCGGCGGAATTGCCGGTGAGAACAGTGCGGAAGGCACCATTACTGAATCGGTTGCCTACGGCGATATCCGTGTGGCTTCGGCCCAGGCGATTGCCGGCGGAATCAGCGGCCTGAATGCGGGCGAGATCAAGAACAGCTACTCTGCCGCTACAGTTCTTGCAGAAGGCGTATCTACCGCATGGGCGGGCGGTATTGCCGGTCTGGCGGAGAGCGGGTCGATTACTTCTTCCCTGAATACCGGAGAAGTGAAGGCTGGAGTGAAGGGCAAAATTCAACCGCTGCAGGCCTTCTTCGGAGGGATTGCCGGACAGAAATCGGATAATGCCACAATCAGCCAGTCCTTGTTCAACAGACAAATGCTGAAGAATAATATTGCGTACTACAACCTGAACGGCCAGGCAGTGGCCGGCAACAACAGCGGTGCCACGGGACTTCTCGGCACAGAGCTGACCGGCGCGAATCTGCCGGCAGGCCTGGATGCCGGAATCTGGGCAGCCAAGAACACATTCTATCCGGTCCTTCTGGCCTTTAACGGAACAGACGAAGGGACGCTTGCTTCAGCCGCAGTCATCCTGAACCCGCAGGATCTGATTAACCGCGTGGGTTCGGCATTCCACTTGAGCAGCGGCGGAGCACTCTCCTGGAGCGCTGATCCGGCGAAGGCTGAAGTAAACGGCAATATCGGCAGTCTGAAATCAGACGGCAGCGCAATACTGAAGGCAACCGCCGGAGGACAGAGCAGAAGTATTGCGGTCAATACAGCACCACTGCGTTACCCAAGCTCGGCAGCTGTGCCTACTGCGACACCTGCAGAGAAGACCTTCACCAGTGAGGTAAAGGTGGAGCTGGCAACAAGCGAGCAGGGAGGAACGGTCTACTATACACTGGACGGTACAACACCTACGGAGACTTCGCTGGTGTACAGCGGACCCATCGTTCTTACGAAGGACACTACAGTCCAAGCGATTACGATTGCAACCGGCAAAGAGTACAGCCCGGTTGCAGCCTGGACCTGGACGCTAGTAGTCCCTAATAATCCGAACCCTGGCACCGGCGGTGGCGGAGGAGGCGGCGGTGGTGGCGGTACGATTGCTCCGCTTCCAAGCCCGACACCTGCCCCGGCAGCTCCTGCGATCACAGCAGTTGCAGGTACAACCACGGTGAATGGAGACAGTGAAGCGCCGGTCAAGATTGCCAAGAACAGCAAGCTGAAGCTGACAGCTCCTGAAGGGCAGACGATCTACTACACAACAGACGGCAGCGAACCGACTACCAAGAGTACGAAATACACCGGTGAGCTGCTGATCACCAAGAGTATGACGGTCAAAGCCATCACGGACAAAGACCCGAAAGTCATTACCATCGAATACGTGGTGGAGAATGCCAAGTATAACCTGAAGAGCAATAGCGGAGAGATCAAGTATATTGCGGCTTATCCGGATGGCCTGTTCCTGCCGAACGCAGCCATTACCCGGTATGAGCTGATCCAGTCGCTTGCCCCGCTGCTCGATATGGAAGAAGTGAATGTAGGCAATCTGTTCAATGATGTCAATGCCGAAAATGAAGCCCTGACCGGATTCTTCGCATCGGCCGGTATTATTGAAGGCTTCCCGGATGGCGGATTCGGCGGAACGAAGGGCTTGACCAGAGCCGAGTTCTCCAAAATCATGACAACCGTACTGAAGCTTGATGTCACTGAGACAGGCGTAACGAAGCAGAAGGATCTGCAGGGACACTGGGCAGAGAAATATGTCAACGCCCTGTCCAAAGCGGGTTATGTGCAAGGCTTCCCTGACGGAACCTTCAAGCCGGGAACACCGATTACCCGGGCGCAGGCGGTAGTGCTGATCAACCGGATTGCCGGCACGAAGAAGCTGACGGTAACGGCTGTACGGTTCAAGGATGTTCCGGCAACCCACTGGGCTTACAAGGACATCATGTCGGCTGTGAAATAA
- a CDS encoding serine protease → MKTKLLAVSLIFSLIVAVLFNEGTTSADTPGVYNAEQSYAMASEAIFYLRVLKSDGTASSTGTGIILSPAGTAATAYHVVKGGQRFEGIMADGTVISPIKVTRFDELKDVAVLELPSPAAMKQKGNAYNYLPLRKDKLKHGEAVYALGYPLKNTAIITEGIVNTPAAEINGRSRILTSAQIASGMSGGPLLDARGELAGIISGSLRTMNNIHLVVNTEDLRSLLPASFQ, encoded by the coding sequence ATGAAAACAAAGCTGCTTGCCGTGAGCCTGATCTTCTCGCTGATCGTAGCGGTGCTCTTCAATGAGGGTACGACCAGTGCTGATACGCCAGGCGTATATAATGCCGAGCAGAGCTACGCCATGGCGAGTGAAGCGATCTTCTATCTGCGGGTGCTGAAAAGCGACGGTACCGCAAGTTCCACCGGGACAGGAATCATCCTGTCCCCGGCCGGAACGGCAGCAACGGCGTATCACGTGGTTAAAGGTGGACAGCGCTTCGAAGGCATCATGGCAGACGGAACGGTCATCAGTCCGATCAAGGTCACAAGGTTCGATGAGCTTAAGGATGTTGCCGTCCTGGAGCTGCCCAGTCCGGCGGCGATGAAGCAGAAGGGCAATGCCTATAATTATCTGCCGCTGCGCAAGGACAAGCTGAAGCACGGTGAGGCCGTATACGCCCTGGGCTATCCGCTCAAGAATACCGCGATCATCACAGAGGGCATTGTCAACACGCCGGCGGCCGAGATCAACGGCAGAAGCAGGATTCTGACCTCGGCCCAGATCGCCAGCGGCATGTCAGGCGGGCCGTTGCTGGATGCCCGCGGCGAGCTTGCCGGGATCATCTCCGGCTCGCTGCGGACGATGAACAATATCCATCTGGTAGTGAACACGGAGGATCTGCGCAGCCTGCTGCCTGCATCCTTCCAGTAA
- a CDS encoding response regulator encodes MIKAYLLDVNQKDLHTLSSMLQHTGKVNVIGMSACPRDVVDQIILLEPDVLFLDLQLPGQQGIVVAELVKRKLPAIQIVVVTENKQHALWAFDHNIVDYVLKPLEAARLGQSVERLRKGS; translated from the coding sequence ATGATCAAGGCATACCTGCTGGATGTGAACCAAAAGGATCTCCATACGCTGTCTTCCATGCTGCAGCACACAGGCAAGGTAAATGTAATCGGCATGTCGGCTTGTCCCCGGGATGTGGTGGATCAGATTATTCTGCTGGAGCCCGATGTGCTGTTCCTGGATCTGCAGCTGCCCGGCCAGCAGGGGATTGTGGTAGCCGAACTGGTGAAGAGGAAGCTTCCGGCAATTCAGATTGTGGTGGTCACCGAGAATAAGCAGCATGCCCTCTGGGCCTTCGACCATAACATTGTCGATTATGTGCTGAAGCCGCTGGAGGCGGCCCGGCTGGGCCAGTCGGTGGAACGGCTGCGCAAGGGCAGCTGA
- a CDS encoding MalY/PatB family protein gives MKYDFNRIIDRRNTRSYKWDQSEKLFGDKDILPLWVADMDFESPPAVQEAILRRVQEGIYGYSVGGDSYKEAIAGWYRRRHDWEIQKDWISDSPGIVTSLSLSVELFSQPGDQVILQSPVYYPFYDVIRMNDRKVAANPLKLEDGHYVMDYVQLEELMAGGAKLLLLCNPHNPGGRVWEREELLRLGELCLRYGVTVISDEIHCDMIMPGHKHIPFASLSPELSDITLTTLAATKTFNLPGLQTSYIVTSNPELKRRFDYKIKTLSLHMSPFFSPEAVEAAYNEGDEWLDELILHIHGNADYAISYLAEHLPQVKPMQPEATYLLWIDCRALGLDSDGLKQLMYREAKVAFNEGSVFGAEGQGYLRINLACPRSLLAEALERFVRAAAAYVK, from the coding sequence TTGAAGTATGATTTTAACCGTATCATTGACCGCCGCAATACCCGTTCCTACAAATGGGATCAATCCGAGAAGCTGTTCGGGGATAAGGATATTCTCCCGCTGTGGGTAGCCGACATGGACTTCGAGAGTCCGCCGGCCGTACAGGAAGCCATTCTGCGCCGGGTGCAGGAAGGTATCTACGGCTACAGTGTGGGTGGCGATTCTTACAAAGAGGCAATTGCGGGCTGGTACCGCAGACGCCACGACTGGGAGATTCAGAAGGATTGGATCTCGGACTCTCCGGGAATTGTCACCTCGCTCAGCCTGTCTGTGGAGCTGTTCAGCCAGCCGGGCGATCAGGTGATCCTGCAGTCGCCGGTATATTATCCGTTCTATGATGTGATCCGCATGAATGACCGCAAGGTGGCGGCGAATCCGCTGAAGCTGGAAGACGGGCATTACGTGATGGACTATGTACAGCTGGAGGAGCTGATGGCCGGAGGCGCGAAGCTGCTGCTGCTGTGTAATCCGCATAATCCGGGCGGCAGAGTGTGGGAGCGCGAAGAGCTGCTGCGTCTGGGCGAGCTGTGCCTGCGGTACGGGGTAACGGTGATCTCGGATGAGATTCACTGCGATATGATTATGCCCGGACACAAGCATATTCCGTTCGCCTCGCTGTCACCGGAGCTGTCAGACATTACGCTGACCACATTGGCTGCTACCAAAACCTTCAATCTGCCGGGACTGCAGACTTCTTATATCGTAACCTCGAACCCGGAGCTGAAGCGGAGGTTCGATTACAAGATTAAGACGCTCAGCCTGCATATGTCGCCGTTCTTCTCACCGGAGGCGGTCGAGGCCGCTTATAATGAAGGCGATGAATGGCTCGATGAGCTGATTCTGCACATTCACGGCAATGCTGACTACGCCATCTCCTACCTTGCCGAGCATCTTCCGCAGGTGAAGCCGATGCAGCCGGAAGCCACCTATCTGCTGTGGATCGACTGCCGCGCCCTCGGCCTGGATTCAGACGGGCTTAAGCAGCTGATGTACCGCGAAGCCAAGGTTGCGTTCAACGAAGGTTCCGTCTTCGGAGCGGAAGGCCAAGGCTATCTGCGGATCAATCTCGCCTGCCCGCGTTCTCTGCTGGCTGAAGCGCTGGAGCGGTTCGTCCGGGCTGCTGCCGCTTATGTGAAATAA